One stretch of Castor canadensis chromosome 14, mCasCan1.hap1v2, whole genome shotgun sequence DNA includes these proteins:
- the Ppp1r3b gene encoding protein phosphatase 1 regulatory subunit 3B isoform X2, translating into MMAVDIEYRYSSMAPSLRRERFAFKIAPKLSKPLRPCIQLGSKKEASGVVAPTAQEKKVKKRVSFADNQGLALTMVKVFSEFDDPLDIPFNITELLDNLMSLTTAESESFVLDFSQPSADYLDFRDRLQASHVCLENCVLKDKAISGTVKVQNLAFEKIVKIRMTFDTWKSFTDFPCQYVKDTYAGSDKDTFSFDISLPEKIQSYERIEFAVCYECNGQAYWDSNKGKNYRIIRAELKSTQGTVEPPNGQDFGISFDQFGSPRCSYGLFPEWPSYLGYEKLGPYY; encoded by the coding sequence ATGATGGCTGTGGACATAGAATACAGATACAGCAGCATGGCCCCTTCATTGCGCCGAGAGCGGTTCGCCTTCAAGATCGCACCAAAGCTGAGCAAGCCACTGAGGCCCTGTATTCAGCTGGGCAGCAAGAAGGAAGCCAGTGGAGTGGTGGCTCCAACGGCCCAGGAGAAAAAGGTGAAAAAGCGAGTGTCCTTCGCGGACAACCAAGGGCTGGCCCTGACAATGGTCAAAGTGTTCTCAGAATTTGATGACCCATTAGATATTCCATTTAACATCACTGAGCTCCTAGACAACCTTATGAGTCTGACGACAGCAGAGAGCGAGagctttgttttggatttttcacAGCCTTCTGCAGATTACTTAGACTTCAGAGATCGACTTCAGGCCAGCCATGTCTGTCTTGAAAACTGTGTGCTAAAGGACAAAGCCATCTCGGGCACTGTGAAGGTTCAGAACCTTGCGTTTGAGAAGATCGTGAAAATAAGAATGACATTTGACACTTGGAAAAGCTTCACAGACTTTCCTTGTCAGTATGTGAAGGACACTTATGCTGGGTCAGACAAGGACACATTCTCCTTTGACATCAGCTTACCTGAGAAAATTCAGTCTTACGAAAGAATAGAGTTTGCTGTGTGCTACGAGTGTAATGGCCAGGCGTACTGGGACAGCAACAAAGGCAAAAACTACAGGATCATCCGGGCTGAACTAAAATCTACTCAGGGAACCGTCGAGCCCCCAAATGGACAAGATTTTGGAATATCCTTTGACCAGTTTGGAAGCCCTCGATGCTCCTATGGTCTGTTTCCTGAATGGCCTAGTTACTTAGGATATGAAAAGCTAGGACCCTACTATTAG
- the Ppp1r3b gene encoding protein phosphatase 1 regulatory subunit 3B isoform X1 has product MSCTGILAYPSNPMMAVDIEYRYSSMAPSLRRERFAFKIAPKLSKPLRPCIQLGSKKEASGVVAPTAQEKKVKKRVSFADNQGLALTMVKVFSEFDDPLDIPFNITELLDNLMSLTTAESESFVLDFSQPSADYLDFRDRLQASHVCLENCVLKDKAISGTVKVQNLAFEKIVKIRMTFDTWKSFTDFPCQYVKDTYAGSDKDTFSFDISLPEKIQSYERIEFAVCYECNGQAYWDSNKGKNYRIIRAELKSTQGTVEPPNGQDFGISFDQFGSPRCSYGLFPEWPSYLGYEKLGPYY; this is encoded by the exons ATGAGTTGTACGGG GATTCTAGCCTATCCGTCTAACCCCATGATGGCTGTGGACATAGAATACAGATACAGCAGCATGGCCCCTTCATTGCGCCGAGAGCGGTTCGCCTTCAAGATCGCACCAAAGCTGAGCAAGCCACTGAGGCCCTGTATTCAGCTGGGCAGCAAGAAGGAAGCCAGTGGAGTGGTGGCTCCAACGGCCCAGGAGAAAAAGGTGAAAAAGCGAGTGTCCTTCGCGGACAACCAAGGGCTGGCCCTGACAATGGTCAAAGTGTTCTCAGAATTTGATGACCCATTAGATATTCCATTTAACATCACTGAGCTCCTAGACAACCTTATGAGTCTGACGACAGCAGAGAGCGAGagctttgttttggatttttcacAGCCTTCTGCAGATTACTTAGACTTCAGAGATCGACTTCAGGCCAGCCATGTCTGTCTTGAAAACTGTGTGCTAAAGGACAAAGCCATCTCGGGCACTGTGAAGGTTCAGAACCTTGCGTTTGAGAAGATCGTGAAAATAAGAATGACATTTGACACTTGGAAAAGCTTCACAGACTTTCCTTGTCAGTATGTGAAGGACACTTATGCTGGGTCAGACAAGGACACATTCTCCTTTGACATCAGCTTACCTGAGAAAATTCAGTCTTACGAAAGAATAGAGTTTGCTGTGTGCTACGAGTGTAATGGCCAGGCGTACTGGGACAGCAACAAAGGCAAAAACTACAGGATCATCCGGGCTGAACTAAAATCTACTCAGGGAACCGTCGAGCCCCCAAATGGACAAGATTTTGGAATATCCTTTGACCAGTTTGGAAGCCCTCGATGCTCCTATGGTCTGTTTCCTGAATGGCCTAGTTACTTAGGATATGAAAAGCTAGGACCCTACTATTAG